One Microbacterium keratanolyticum DNA window includes the following coding sequences:
- a CDS encoding HAD-IA family hydrolase — MTQIISARAVLLDMDGTLVDSTAAVERIWLAWAAAHDLDPTHVLSVIHGRQGHESMAILLPERDHAINLTENQSMLANESNDVEGVVAIAGAQALLAALTPLPHAIVTSADVTLMNARMNQAQLAVPALAITAEHVTASKPDPEGFLHAAALLGFDPADCVVFEDSGAGIRAGKAAGMRVIGVGPHAAAHDPDYVVADLTGVEVTANEEGFTLTLQ, encoded by the coding sequence ATGACTCAGATCATCTCCGCCCGCGCCGTTCTCCTCGACATGGACGGCACGCTCGTCGATTCGACCGCCGCTGTCGAACGGATCTGGCTGGCCTGGGCCGCCGCGCATGATCTCGACCCCACGCATGTGCTGAGCGTGATCCACGGACGACAGGGCCACGAGAGCATGGCGATCCTGCTCCCGGAGCGCGACCACGCCATCAACTTGACGGAGAATCAGTCGATGCTCGCGAACGAGAGCAACGACGTCGAGGGCGTCGTTGCGATCGCCGGCGCGCAGGCCCTGCTCGCGGCGCTCACACCTCTCCCGCACGCGATCGTCACCTCCGCCGACGTCACGCTCATGAATGCCCGGATGAACCAGGCTCAGCTGGCCGTCCCTGCGCTGGCAATCACCGCAGAGCACGTGACTGCGTCGAAGCCAGACCCAGAAGGTTTCCTACACGCCGCCGCACTGCTCGGATTCGACCCCGCAGACTGCGTCGTGTTTGAGGACTCGGGCGCGGGGATCCGTGCGGGCAAGGCTGCTGGGATGCGTGTGATCGGGGTCGGCCCACACGCCGCAGCGCACGACCCCGACTATGTCGTCGCCGACCTGACCGGAGTCGAAGTGACAGCGAACGAGGAGGGCTTCACGCTCACGCTGCAGTGA
- a CDS encoding amidase, with protein MTQLHDLTALDQQAALRAGEISPVELASHYLTRIERLDDGLGAFVEVTAETARQRASVLAQSAPEGTLWGLPFADKDLVPRAGVPTRFGSRLHERFVPDVTGDQAAVLDEAGGISLGKTNTPEFGLTGYTETRIAPPARDPWNTANGAGGSSGGAATAVAAGLLPFAPASDGGGSIRIPAATVGLVGIKPSRGRVPFASALDSPGGLPVAGPIARTVADAALLLDVQVGGRDYAYATRAPGAESFLDAIGRGAASARIGVTCVSPWDEDDNIVLDADAARAVDVAAALLTESGHDVDALDWRPRGYARMFTTLWRTSAARMALTDEQLTRVEPITAWLAREGRALTGAQVLDALAAATVFERETITAFAPVDAVLTPALALPARPIGWFHPTDPAENFSQQVRYAPYSSFVNVAGLPAIVVPVTLDASGHPVCVQLIGRPGGEATIIALAAALEERVGRMPRPAVWDQ; from the coding sequence ATGACGCAGCTTCATGATCTGACGGCCCTCGATCAGCAGGCGGCGCTGCGGGCTGGCGAGATCAGCCCGGTCGAGCTGGCCAGCCACTATCTGACGCGAATCGAACGCCTGGATGACGGTCTCGGCGCGTTCGTCGAAGTCACCGCGGAGACGGCACGACAGCGCGCCTCGGTTCTGGCACAGTCAGCACCAGAAGGAACCCTCTGGGGGCTCCCCTTCGCCGACAAGGATCTCGTCCCCCGCGCCGGGGTGCCGACGCGGTTCGGTTCGCGTCTACACGAAAGGTTCGTGCCGGATGTCACGGGCGACCAGGCCGCGGTGCTCGATGAAGCCGGAGGGATCAGCCTCGGCAAGACGAACACACCGGAGTTCGGACTCACCGGCTACACCGAGACCCGCATTGCCCCTCCCGCCCGTGACCCCTGGAATACGGCGAACGGTGCGGGTGGTTCCAGTGGCGGCGCGGCGACCGCGGTGGCCGCAGGACTGCTTCCGTTCGCTCCCGCCTCGGACGGCGGCGGGTCGATCCGCATTCCGGCAGCGACCGTCGGTCTCGTTGGCATCAAGCCCTCGCGTGGTCGGGTGCCTTTCGCATCCGCGCTCGACAGCCCCGGCGGGCTCCCCGTGGCAGGGCCGATCGCACGGACCGTGGCGGATGCTGCACTGCTGCTTGACGTGCAGGTGGGCGGCCGCGACTACGCCTACGCGACCCGCGCACCGGGTGCAGAGTCTTTTCTTGACGCGATCGGACGGGGCGCAGCATCCGCCCGCATCGGGGTGACCTGCGTTTCCCCCTGGGATGAGGACGACAACATCGTGCTGGATGCGGATGCCGCGCGTGCGGTCGATGTCGCCGCTGCCCTTCTCACCGAGAGCGGACACGATGTCGACGCGCTGGACTGGCGGCCGCGCGGATACGCCCGCATGTTCACGACGCTGTGGCGCACGAGCGCCGCCCGCATGGCGCTGACCGACGAACAGCTCACTCGCGTCGAGCCGATCACGGCGTGGCTTGCTCGGGAGGGGCGCGCCCTCACCGGCGCTCAGGTGCTGGACGCACTCGCAGCTGCGACCGTCTTCGAACGCGAGACGATCACTGCGTTCGCTCCGGTGGATGCGGTGCTGACACCTGCGCTTGCCCTCCCCGCACGCCCGATCGGATGGTTTCACCCGACGGATCCGGCCGAGAACTTCTCACAGCAGGTGCGTTACGCGCCGTACAGCAGCTTTGTGAATGTCGCGGGCCTTCCGGCAATCGTCGTGCCCGTCACGCTCGACGCCTCCGGGCATCCCGTCTGCGTGCAGCTCATTGGCCGCCCCGGCGGCGAGGCGACGATCATCGCCCTCGCGGCGGCGTTGGAAGAGCGGGTGGGTCGGATGCCGCGTCCTGCCGTGTGGGATCAGTAA
- a CDS encoding DUF998 domain-containing protein has translation MVQRIAGTDTAEAMYEAAALLVGAVCFLVGFVVSLPVFWGRELAITGSASLGAFVAIGGAAVAALAFVVGRFAMRSHYEAADATPRRDRFADTDDRLRWYDLAAIAFAHAAVAYLGWLGIAQLLEQSFTDAPVFALPGAILVAVSFALTAYVCFLSAVALTPMSLSLVLAIFLVVGAFASMLAASDPHWWQDNLSALGMSTNVSAVAFNGTLVIAGIMVTTISRYATAGLPVDTREQRRGRRIVRGGLILMGVFLACVGIFPVDEFFALHNTVATGMAVVFAVVVVGLPWFLPTIARVFVALGWIYVLVIVMLGVFFAVGYYNLTAVELIAAVLIFSWIIVFLRTAGAVGAPLTDPTRQDAASDPPALPTPPRGR, from the coding sequence GTGGTGCAGAGAATCGCTGGCACCGATACCGCAGAGGCGATGTACGAGGCAGCAGCGCTCCTCGTCGGGGCGGTGTGCTTCCTCGTCGGCTTCGTCGTGAGCCTGCCGGTGTTCTGGGGACGTGAACTGGCAATCACCGGTTCCGCTTCGCTCGGCGCCTTCGTCGCCATCGGCGGTGCCGCGGTCGCGGCGCTCGCGTTCGTGGTCGGCCGATTCGCAATGCGCTCGCACTACGAGGCTGCGGATGCGACGCCTCGACGTGATCGCTTCGCCGATACGGACGATCGTCTCCGTTGGTATGACCTCGCAGCCATCGCCTTCGCCCATGCGGCGGTCGCCTATCTCGGGTGGTTGGGCATCGCACAGCTTCTCGAGCAGAGTTTCACAGACGCGCCCGTCTTCGCTCTTCCGGGCGCGATCCTCGTGGCGGTCTCCTTCGCGCTGACCGCCTACGTCTGTTTTCTCAGTGCTGTTGCCCTGACGCCGATGTCGCTCTCGCTCGTGCTCGCCATCTTCCTCGTCGTGGGCGCTTTCGCGAGCATGCTCGCTGCGAGCGATCCGCACTGGTGGCAGGACAATCTCTCCGCGCTCGGCATGAGCACCAACGTGTCAGCGGTTGCCTTCAACGGCACGCTGGTGATTGCCGGGATCATGGTCACGACGATCTCGCGCTACGCGACCGCGGGACTGCCGGTAGACACGCGTGAGCAGCGACGCGGTCGACGGATCGTGCGCGGGGGGCTGATCCTGATGGGGGTTTTCCTCGCGTGTGTCGGGATCTTTCCCGTTGACGAGTTCTTCGCCCTGCATAATACGGTTGCCACGGGCATGGCTGTCGTGTTCGCGGTCGTGGTGGTCGGACTGCCCTGGTTCCTCCCCACGATCGCCCGCGTCTTCGTGGCGCTGGGGTGGATCTACGTGCTCGTGATCGTGATGCTGGGGGTGTTCTTCGCCGTCGGCTACTACAACCTCACCGCGGTCGAGCTGATCGCCGCCGTGCTGATCTTCTCCTGGATCATCGTGTTCCTGCGCACGGCAGGGGCAGTGGGGGCACCGCTTACTGATCCCACACGGCAGGACGCGGCATCCGACCCACCCGCTCTTCCAACGCCGCCGCGAGGGCGATGA
- a CDS encoding glyceraldehyde-3-phosphate dehydrogenase, which produces MNDFAAHRDDWMAREELAERMIPLVGSLTRERDVVTSLHGHRLLGLSTTGILEVHERVEALGHREVDLADTLAVLEAVRAIGPGASSIDIARLVEGHAASGEDLDAYLRRELAPAMESQPGEPTDVVLYGFGRIGRLLARILIAHTGGGNGLRLRAIVVRRGSDNDLVKRASLLLRDSVHGRFEGNVEVDEDASQIIANGTRIQVIYSDDPATIDYTAYGIRDAIVVDNTGRWRDEEGLSQHLASTGVARVLLTAPGKGALKNIVHGINDATITPEDRILSAASCTTNAITPVLKAVDEAYGIVRGHVETVHSFTNDQNLIDNFHKGDRRGRSAVLNMVIAETGAAKAVARALPELAGKLTGSAIRVPTPDVSLAVLHLTLERPAEKEQLNDYLRRVSLHSKLRQQIDYVESPEVVSTDFVGSHRAGIVDGLATIATDNDVVLYVWYDNEYGYSCQVVRVLEVMAGSHPVVLPTRREVTLHD; this is translated from the coding sequence ATGAACGATTTCGCGGCACACCGCGATGACTGGATGGCCAGGGAAGAGCTCGCCGAGCGGATGATCCCGCTCGTCGGAAGCCTCACCCGCGAACGAGACGTCGTCACATCCCTGCACGGGCACCGGCTGCTCGGGCTCTCCACGACCGGCATCCTCGAGGTCCACGAGCGTGTCGAGGCGCTCGGGCATCGTGAGGTGGACCTCGCCGACACTCTCGCCGTGCTCGAAGCCGTGCGCGCGATCGGCCCCGGCGCCTCCTCGATCGACATCGCCCGCCTCGTCGAAGGCCACGCCGCCAGTGGTGAGGACCTCGACGCCTACCTGCGGCGCGAACTCGCCCCCGCCATGGAGTCTCAGCCGGGGGAACCCACCGACGTCGTGCTCTACGGGTTCGGGCGGATCGGGCGGCTGCTCGCCCGCATCCTCATCGCACACACCGGGGGCGGCAACGGCCTGCGCCTGCGGGCGATCGTCGTGCGCCGCGGATCCGACAACGATCTCGTCAAGCGCGCCTCGCTGCTGCTGCGGGACTCGGTGCACGGCCGTTTCGAGGGCAACGTCGAGGTCGACGAAGACGCGTCGCAGATCATCGCGAACGGCACCCGTATCCAGGTCATCTACTCGGACGACCCCGCCACGATCGACTACACCGCCTACGGCATCCGCGATGCGATCGTCGTCGACAACACGGGTCGCTGGCGTGACGAAGAGGGCCTGAGTCAGCACCTCGCCTCGACGGGTGTCGCGCGGGTTCTGCTGACCGCACCCGGCAAGGGCGCGCTGAAGAACATCGTGCACGGCATCAACGACGCGACCATCACTCCCGAGGATCGCATCCTCTCCGCCGCATCGTGCACGACCAACGCCATCACCCCCGTTCTCAAGGCCGTCGATGAGGCCTACGGGATCGTGCGCGGGCACGTCGAGACGGTGCACTCGTTCACGAACGATCAGAACCTCATCGACAACTTCCACAAGGGAGACCGCCGCGGACGCTCGGCCGTGCTCAACATGGTCATCGCCGAGACCGGAGCGGCGAAGGCCGTGGCACGTGCGCTGCCCGAGCTGGCCGGCAAGCTCACCGGGTCTGCGATCCGCGTGCCCACCCCGGACGTGTCCCTCGCCGTGCTGCACCTCACCCTGGAGCGCCCCGCCGAGAAGGAGCAGCTCAACGACTACCTGCGCCGGGTCTCGCTGCACTCCAAGCTGCGCCAGCAGATCGACTACGTCGAATCTCCTGAGGTCGTCTCCACGGACTTCGTCGGCTCCCACCGTGCCGGGATCGTCGACGGTCTCGCCACGATCGCGACCGACAACGACGTCGTGCTCTACGTCTGGTACGACAACGAATACGGCTACTCGTGCCAGGTCGTCCGCGTGCTCGAGGTCATGGCTGGGTCGCATCCGGTCGTGCTCCCCACCCGCCGCGAGGTGACACTGCACGACTGA